The genomic stretch TGTCTCACCGCATTCACCAGACATTATTCTGATCTGGATATTGCAGCGGAACATTATACGGAATTGCTCTGGCGATTAATCAAGCAAGGAGCTCTCCGACCGGTTAAGGAAGTACGCCGGACCGTCACCTATCATGACCCCTGTTATCTCGGACGCTATAACGGCATCTATGATGCACCGCGCCGGATACTCGACAGCCTGCCCGGTGTACAACAGGTTGAGATGCAGCATAATCGGCAACAGAGTCTCTGTTGCGGAGGCGGAGGCGGGGGAACCTTTAAGCCGCAACCCGGTGAGAACCTGGGAACAGTACGAGTGCATGAGGCCATTGACATCGGTGCGGAAGTCATTGCTGTTGCCTGCCCCTCCTGTCTCAGGATGCTGAACCGGGCTGTTCAGGAACTGGGCTATGAGAAAAAAATTGCGGTCTGCGATCTTGCGGAACTGGTTGAGCAGTCTTTGGAGGTGTAGGGGCACACGGCACGCCGTGCCCCTACCGGAATTGCAAAAAATTGCAAAATTTTCCAGTGGACACAGGGGGGGCGCCCTTACAAGAGATATCGAAAAACATGGTAAGGAATTTATTATTGAAACCCTTATCATTATTTTGTCAATAATTTTACCAACGGGAACATCCCTGCGGAAAAAACGAGCTGTGATCAGGAGAAACCGACATGTCTAAGCGCATTGGATTTTATATTTGTCACTGCGGAATCAATATTGCCTATAAGGTGCGCGTCGAAGAGGTGGCTCAGTACGCAGCCACCCTGCCCGGCGTGGTCGTGGCACGCGATTACCTTTTTATGTGTTCTGATCCGGGCCAGGAACTTGTTGAAAACGACATCAAGGAACATAACCTTGATTGTGTTGTTGTCGCCTCCTGCTCCCCCCGGATGCATGAAAAGACCTTTCGCGCCGTCTGTCAGCGAGCTGGACTGAACCCCTACAAGGCCTTCCATATGGTCTGTGTTCGTGAGCATGTCTCCTGGGTCACGGAAACAGAAGACGAGGCCACGGAAAAGGCCAAGATCGTGGTCAGGGCCGGTATCACCCGTGTTCCCAAACAGAAACCGCTTACTCCGGGGAAATTTTCCGTCAACACCAACACCTTGGTGGTGGGCGGCGGTATTGCCGGCATGCAGGCTTCCTTGGATATTGCCAAGGCTGGCTTCAAGGTCTATCTGGTGGAAAAAGGCTCCACAGTGGGCAATCATATGCTCCAGTACGACAAGACCTTCCCCACTCTGGATTGCGCTGCCTGTATCGGTACCCCGAAAATGGTTGCTGTGGGCCAGCACCCCAATATCGAGTTAATCACCCATGCCAAGGTGAAAGAGGTCAACGGCTTTGTCGGCAACTTCAAAGTCAAGGTCGATAAAAAGCCCAGATACGTGCAGGAGGGGCTCTGCACCGGCTGCGGCGACTGCGCCAAAGTCTGTCCGATTACCCGGCCCAATGAGTGGGATGTGGGTATTGCCAACCGTAAAGCCATCTATCGCTCCTTTCCCCAGGCTGTGCCCATCACCTATATTATAGACAAGAAAGGCACTCCTCCCTGCAAGGCCACCTGTCCGGCCCATGTTAGCATTCAGGGTTTTATCGCCCTGATGGAGTTGGGAAAATATAAAGAAGCCGTGCGTCTCTTTAAAAAAGATCATCCCTTTCCCGCCATCTGCGGTCGGGTCTGTCACCATCCCTGTGAAGGGGCCTGCACGCGCGGCGATATTGAGCAACCCATGGCCATCCAGAGCCTGCATCGCTATCTTGCTGATCTTGATTTGAATTCAGATGAACCGTATCTTCCTGAGATTGCCAAGAAACGGGAAGAAAAAGTGGCTGTGGTCGGCTCAGGCCCTGCCGGTTTGACTGCTGCCTATTATCTGGCCCAGAAAGGGTATCAGGTCACGATCTTTGAGAAACTACCGGTCAAGGGCGGGATGATGGCGGTGGGTATTCCGGAATATCGCCTGCCACGGGATATCCTGGCTAAGGAAATCGGGATCATAGAAAAGCTGGGCGTTGCTATTCAAACAAATACAGCCTTTGGCAAGGACGTGACTGTTGAAGGGCTGAAAAAAGAAGGGTATAAGGCCCTGTTCATCGGAACCGGCCTGCACGGCTCCCGTAATCTGGGTGTTTCCGGCGAAAACATGAAGGGCATTCTCTCAGGCGTGGCTTTTCTCCGCAATGTGGCCCTGGGCAAGGATGTTGATGTAGGCAAAGAGGTGCTGGTGATCGGCGGCGGTAACGTAGCCGTTGATGTGGCCCTGACTGCCAAGAGGATGGGCGGAGAAAAGATCACTATGGTCTGTCTGGAAAAACGGGACGAGATGCCTGCCTGGGATTATGAGGTTGCCGAGGCCTTGGAGGAAAAGGTCGATATTATCAATTCCCTGGGTCCGAAGCACTTTATTGGAGAGGAGAATATTTGTAACGGTGTGGAGTTTAAACGCTGCACAGCTGTCTTTGATGAAAACGGTGCCTTTAACCCGCAATACGATGAAGCGGAGCTGACCACCCTGAATGCGGATACCGTGATCGTGGCCATTGGCCAGAGCGGTGAGCTTGACTTTGCCGATTCCCAGAATATCGCAGTCACCAACAGGGGTGGGCTAGATGTTGATCCCCTGACCTGTCAGTCTCGGGCAGACTGGATTTTTGCCGGCGGTGATGCCGTATACGGTCCGAAATCCGTGGTTGAGGCCATTGAATCCGGGAAGCAGGCTGCAGAAAGCATTGATCGCTTTCTTAACGGCAGGGTCGTGGATGAAGACCGGGAAAAAACCTGGAATTATGTCAAGCCGGAGCTGAACGGGCAAAAGTCGATCAAGCGGGAGGAGCCTCCGGTTCTGCCGGTGCGGGAACGGGCCGGAAACTTTAAGGAGATCACCGGCTCACTCACCGAGGAGCAGGTGAAACAGGAAGTTACCCGCTGTGTTGAATGCGGGGTCTGTTCGGAATGCTACCAATGTGTTGACGCCTGCATGCCAAATGCCATTAATCATGATATGCAACCGGAGATCCTGGAATTTGATGTGGGGTCCATTGTCGTGGCAACCGGTTTTGATCTCATGGATCCGACGCCCATGGTCCAATACGGCTACGGCAGGCATCGCAACGTTTTTACCAGTTTTGAGTTTGAACGCCTGAGCAACGCCACTGGTCCGACCTCCGGCAAGCTGCTTATTCGGGATGATAACAATGAGTTCACTAAGGTCCCCAAGAGTGTGGCTATCCTGCACTGTATCGGCAGTCGCGATAATAATCACCACGAGTACTGTTCCAGGGTCTGCTGTATGTACGCCCTGAAATTCGCCCATCTGCTCAAGGATAAATGCGGGCATGATACGGAAATTTATAATTTCTATATTGATATGCGCTGCTTCGGTAAGGGGTATGAGGAATTCTACAAAAAGGTCCAGGCCGAAGGGGTCCGCATGATCCGAGGTAAGGCGGGCAAGATTAGCGAACTGGAAGACAAGACCCTGGTGGTCCGGGCCGAGGATACCTTGTCTGGTCGGATGATTGAGGTAAATGTGGAGATGGCTATCCTCTGTATGGCTATGGAACCGCGTGTGGATTCCCTGGATGTTGCCCGCACCTTTGGCATCGCCACCGGCGCAACTGGTTTCTTTCAGGAAGAGCATCCGAAAATGGAGCCGGTCTCCACTGCGTCCAGCGGCGTCTTTCTGGCCGGAACCTGCCAGGGGCCCAAGGATATTGCGGACACAGTGGCCCAGGCCAAGGGTGCAGCAGCTGAGTGCTTGGCCTTGAGTTCCTCAGGCACGGTTGAAATTTCTCCCATGGTTTCAGGCATTGATCCAGATATCTGCGTCGGTTGTCAGGCCTGTATTGGCTTATGTGCCTACGGTGCCATTGAGTATAATCCCTATAAGGGGGTCAGTACGGTCAATGAGGCAGTCTGTAAGGGCTGCGGAAGCTGCGCTGGCCATTGTCCCAGTGGTGCTGCCAAGATTAAGCATTTCACGGATAAGCAGATTTTTGCTGAGATTGACGGGTTGTTGCAATAGCGGACACTGTAGGGGCGATCCTTGTGATCGCCCCCTTGTTGCCTTGCCCTGAGGACGAACATAAGATTCGCACCTGATTCGAGGAACTACGCCAGATATCTACCGGCTTGGGCTTAAGTTTATTTCATCGCATAGCGACAATGTTTTGTCGGGAACATATAACAACTTAATATTAATTAATTATTTTATTTCATCGCAACAGGAAGCAGAGAAAAGTTTTGTAATATACACAGCAACAGCACGGTGAAAAACATCCCTACTTACGGGTATGTTCAGCTTTCCTGTATTCTGTGACGTGACATCAGAAGGCTACCAGCTTTCAAAACGCGCAGTTTATTTCGATGGGTAATATAATATTTCACAAAAAAGAGGTATGTGGGCATGGGGATTATTTACAACTTGCTCAAAGATATTCCGGTCAGTGCCGCCCTCGCCGAGAGAATTAAAATAATTGAGGCCGAGGTAGATAAAATCAAAGATGAAAACACAGCTCTTAAGGAAGAAAAAGACGACCTTTTGGTGAGAATTTCACAACTTGAACAAGAACGTTCTGAACAAAATTCTTCAGAAAACGAGTTTGCCGAGCACTGCGGGGTTAAATTCAAAAGAGTCCCTTCAGGTGAATATGACAAAACGATACCTTATTGCCCAGATTGCGAAAAAGCGATGTTTGCCAACCATAGATTGCCAAGAATTACTCATGAGTGTTCCTCTTGTGGTTTTCGAGCACCTTTCACGGCAAGACAAATTCAATCAGTAACAAAAGACCTGTTTAGTTAATAGGTAAAAAAAACTGAGAGTTCAAAATGGAAGAGTTTCTGCAAGGAATTGATAATCCGATAATTCGCATGATCATTGGCGGGTTGGCAACGATAGCTCTCCTGATTTTTATTGTCGGATGCGTAGCTACGATCGACATTATTCTTCATGTTATAAATCCTGAAAAATATGAACAGTTTGCTTCTTTCAAGAAAAGGTGATTTTTTGTGATTGATACAGTTTACATAAGTTTTTGCCAAGATATCCAAAGAAACCCTGTTGACAGACTTGTGACCACATGTAATTTTGCAATCAGTTCATATAAGCCTAGAGATATCCACATATTGTTTGCATCAGGCGGTGGACACATTGGCCTTGGTCTTTCTTTGTTTGCTTTTCTAAAATCTCTTCCAGTAAATATTATTACACATGCTGCGGCTAATGTAGATTCCTGCGCTGTGAATGTATTTCTAGCTGGAAGAGAAAGGTATCTGACTAAAACCGCATCGTTTATGATTCATCCTTCTACGAAGTCTTTTAAGAAAGATGTCTCATTGTCTATCAATGAGTTGAGGCTTGAACTGATAACGTTAAAGCAAGATCAAGACAAAATAATCAGCCACCTTTCGGAACATAGCAATTTATCAAGAGAAGATGCTGAAAAATATGTAACGCTCGGCGTCAGCCTTAATTCATCTCAAGCTCTTGATGCCGGAATAGCTCATGAGATAAAGGAGTTTGAAATGAAGAAAGATTGCCCGTTTATTCAAGTGTAACACTTTATCATGAGCAACTATTTTGAATAATTGAGACATGTTTCATTATATAGGAACTGTTCGGCAGGTAATCCAGCCGCTCTTTTTAAAAAATTTTTAAATATTGACCATTTTGACCACTCCCAAATCAGAACCGGAGGAACCCAATGAGTGAGTTTGAACCGAAAATCGTCGCCTTTTTCTGCAATTGGTGCACGTTTACCGCAGCCGATCTGGCCGGTACGTCCCGGATGACCTATCCGCCGAATCTTAAAATCATCCGCGTGATGTGCAGCGGCATGGTGGACCCCAAATATGTCATCAAGGCATTTCTGGACGGTGCGGACGGCGTTCTGATCGGAGGCTGCTGGCCCGGTGACTGCCATTACATCAACGGCAATCTCAAGGCAAGAAGGAGGGTCGCTCACCTGACCGAAATCCTCAGCCAGTACGGCATCGGCAAAGATCGTTTCTGGCTGCGCTGGATCGCTGCCAGCGAGGGCATCATGCTGCAAGAAGTGGCCAAGGAAATGACGGAAAAAATCAAGGCCATCGGCCCGAGCCCCATTAAGAACCAACAGGAAGCGGCCTGAACCGACGGAGAGCACATATGTCCAACTTCACCACAGTATCCTATAAGAAAGATGAATTGAATAAGGAGCTGGCCAAGCTCTTTACCACCCTGCTGGAACAAAAAACCGTGGACGGGATCATGGTGCCCTGCCGCCAGCCCTCGGGCACAGTCATGCAGACCCTGATCACCGATCCGGCCCAAACCGCTCAGGTTGATCCCTTTGCCCCGGTGGTACCAGTAAGTTCAGCTAAACTGGCCTCCTCCCTGACTGCAAAGCCTTCCGGTAAAAAAATTGCATTGGTAATGCGTTCCTGTGAGATCCGGGCCCTGATTGAGCTGGTCAAGCTGAATCAGGCCAACCTGGACGACACCTTGCTCATTGCCCAGGACTGTTTCGGCAGATTTGAGAATAAAGATTTTTACACCTTGCAGGAAAAGAACCTCACAGCGGAATCCTTTATCCAAGCTGCGCAGGGCGGGACAACTGCGACCGACGGCCTGGATGTGATTGAGGCCTGCACTGTCTGCGAACATCCGGTTGCAGCCAACGCGGACATTCGCCTCTGCCTGATCGGGGCCGACTCCGGAACCTTCGGAGTTGAGGGCGTGAGCGCGAAAGGCGAACAGGCAGTCAGTGATATGGGCCTGTCCGGCAACGATGGAGAAGGCAAACGAGCCGATGCTCTGAAGACCCTGGTTGCGGCCCGTCAGGAGGCCTTTCAGCAGAAGTTCAAAGAGTATCAGGAAAATATCAACAGCTTTCAGGCCCTGGAAGAGAACATGGCCAAATGCGTTAACTGCTATAACTGCCGGGTATCCTGTCCGGTTTGTTATTGCAAGGAATGCGTGTTTGTCACAGATACCTTCCGCCATGACGGTGAGCAGTTCCTGGGTTGGGCCAACCATAAGGGCAACCTGAAAATGCCCACAGATACGGTCTTCTATCATATGACCCGGATGACCCATATCGGCAATTTCTGCGTGGGTTGCGGCCAATGCACCAGTGCCTGTCCCAATGATGTCAAGCTGACGATGGCCTTCAGATCAGCAGCCAAAGTCTCCCAGGAGCGCTTTGACTACGAGGCGGGCAGATCCCTGGATGAGGCTCAGCCGTTAACCGTATTTCACGATGATGAACTGGTTGAAGTGACCGGCCAGGTAAAATAGGAGCCGAGCAATGACAGAAAAGACAGCAATCGGCAAAGTTCTGGTGGTCGGTGCCGGTATTTCCGGCATCAAGGCGGCCTTGGAATTGGCCGAGACCGGGTACAAGGTAGTGCTGGCAGACTCCTCGCCCCATATCGGCGGTATCCTGGCCAAGCTCGACCATCAGTTTCCCACGGATCATTGCGGCATCTGCCGTATGCTGCCCATGGTGGGTCGGGACTATGCCTCCCAGTTCTGCATGCGCAAGGGGCTTTATCATGAAAATATCGAGATCCTGCCCTATACCGAGGTGACGGCGATCAGCGGCGATGTAGGCAAGTTCAGCGTGGATCTGCGCAAAAAACCGTCCTATGTTGATTCAGCCAAATGCAATGGCTTGGGCGAATGCATCAAGGTCTGCCCTATGGAGGTGCATGACGATTTTAACCATGACCTGACCAAACGCAAGGCCATCTTTCAGATGGTGCCCCATAACCTGCCCAATATGCTCCGGGTGGATCGGGACGCCTGTAGCAGCTGCACAGAACAGCCCTGCCTTGCGGTCTGTCCTAACGGGGCCATTGATTTTGACCAGCAAGAGGAAGCCGAGACCAGACAGGTCAACGCGATTATCCTAGCTGCTGGCTCCAAACTCTGGGACACCGAGGTTGAGGATGCCAAGTCCTATGCTGTGTCGCCTGATGTGGTCACAGCCCTGGGTTTTGAGCGGATTCTCAGTCCTTCAGGTACCTATGACGGGGTGATCCGACGCCCGTCCAACGGGGAACCGGCCCAAAAGATTGCTTGGATTCAGTGCATGGGTTCGCGAAACCGGCGACTGGGCCGGGATTATTGCTCGTCCATCTGTTGTATGTTCGCGCTCAAAGAGGCCGTTCTGGCCATGGAAAAAGGTGGCCCGGACACGGAAACAACCATCTTTTACATGGATATGCGGACCTTTGGCAAGGATCATTTCCGCTATTTTGAAAAGGCCGTGGACATGGGAGTCCGTCTGGTCCGCTGTCGGGTCCAGCAGGTCCATGCTGATACCGACGGGAGTCTGAAGATCAGATATTTTGATCAGGAGACCAACGAGTTCAAGGTAGAGACCTTTGACATGACGGTTCTGTCCACTGGGCAGGCTCCTTTTGCTGAACATAAGAACTTCTCAGAAATCCTGAATGTGGATCTGAACGAACAGCAGCTTCTGCCTGCGGACACCCTGAACAAGGTGCGTCTCAGCAAGCCGGGTGTGTTCATCTGCGGTTCTTTTATGGGGTTGACTGATATCAGCGAGGCTGTGAGCAGCGGTATCGCCGCAGCCGGTGAAGCGAGCAAGGTGCTGTCCGGGTTGGATGTAACCACGGTAAACGAGGCCCAAGTAGAGGAACAGACAGACACGAAAGCGGCCCGCATGGACGTTATTCTCTGTAAAGGCGTTACTGCAAAAGAAGGTTATGAACTGAATACCGAGCTGCTGACCGAGGCCCTGACCACAGGCGGCAGCGTGGATACGCTTCATATTCTGGACACAGTGTATACTGAAGAAGGACAGGCTGCGTTCGCTGATATCCTGACCAAATCGAACGGCAACCGTCTTCTTGTCGGGGCGGACAAGCCCCTGACCTATCAGACCAAACTACGTAAGATCGCTGAGCAGGCCGGGTTCCATCCTTCCTTGGTCAAGGTCTTTGATATCTCTTCGGCCCTTGGCCAAGACAGTAGCGGAGGAAACAGCGGCGGCGGGAACAGCGGTGATAGCTTCACCCTTCGCCTGCTCCGCGAGACCCGTGCCCATATTGACCGATTACGCTTTAGCCCGGCCTTGGATGCGGCCACCATGCTGACCAATCAGACCGCGTTAGTGGTGGGCGGCGGTATCGTGGGCATGTACACGGCCCTGTCCCTGGCCGAACGTGGCTCCTCGGTTCATCTGGTGGAACGAGCAGAGAAATTGGGCGGCTATGCAGGCAACGAGGTCACCGCCACTGTGGAAGGTCTTAACCCCACAGCTATTGCCGAAGAACTCTCCCGCAAGATCGCTGATCAAGACAGAATCACCGTGCATCTGCACAGCGAAATTCTCAGTTCCAGCGGTTTCTCCGGTTGCTATGCAACCCAGATCAAAGAGCATGACTCCGGCCTGATCCTCTCCATTGAGCACGGGGCTGCTATTTTGGCAACTGGTAATCAGAAGAGTCCGACAACCTCTTA from Candidatus Electrothrix communis encodes the following:
- a CDS encoding FAD-dependent oxidoreductase — encoded protein: MSKRIGFYICHCGINIAYKVRVEEVAQYAATLPGVVVARDYLFMCSDPGQELVENDIKEHNLDCVVVASCSPRMHEKTFRAVCQRAGLNPYKAFHMVCVREHVSWVTETEDEATEKAKIVVRAGITRVPKQKPLTPGKFSVNTNTLVVGGGIAGMQASLDIAKAGFKVYLVEKGSTVGNHMLQYDKTFPTLDCAACIGTPKMVAVGQHPNIELITHAKVKEVNGFVGNFKVKVDKKPRYVQEGLCTGCGDCAKVCPITRPNEWDVGIANRKAIYRSFPQAVPITYIIDKKGTPPCKATCPAHVSIQGFIALMELGKYKEAVRLFKKDHPFPAICGRVCHHPCEGACTRGDIEQPMAIQSLHRYLADLDLNSDEPYLPEIAKKREEKVAVVGSGPAGLTAAYYLAQKGYQVTIFEKLPVKGGMMAVGIPEYRLPRDILAKEIGIIEKLGVAIQTNTAFGKDVTVEGLKKEGYKALFIGTGLHGSRNLGVSGENMKGILSGVAFLRNVALGKDVDVGKEVLVIGGGNVAVDVALTAKRMGGEKITMVCLEKRDEMPAWDYEVAEALEEKVDIINSLGPKHFIGEENICNGVEFKRCTAVFDENGAFNPQYDEAELTTLNADTVIVAIGQSGELDFADSQNIAVTNRGGLDVDPLTCQSRADWIFAGGDAVYGPKSVVEAIESGKQAAESIDRFLNGRVVDEDREKTWNYVKPELNGQKSIKREEPPVLPVRERAGNFKEITGSLTEEQVKQEVTRCVECGVCSECYQCVDACMPNAINHDMQPEILEFDVGSIVVATGFDLMDPTPMVQYGYGRHRNVFTSFEFERLSNATGPTSGKLLIRDDNNEFTKVPKSVAILHCIGSRDNNHHEYCSRVCCMYALKFAHLLKDKCGHDTEIYNFYIDMRCFGKGYEEFYKKVQAEGVRMIRGKAGKISELEDKTLVVRAEDTLSGRMIEVNVEMAILCMAMEPRVDSLDVARTFGIATGATGFFQEEHPKMEPVSTASSGVFLAGTCQGPKDIADTVAQAKGAAAECLALSSSGTVEISPMVSGIDPDICVGCQACIGLCAYGAIEYNPYKGVSTVNEAVCKGCGSCAGHCPSGAAKIKHFTDKQIFAEIDGLLQ
- a CDS encoding cell division protein ZapB translates to MGIIYNLLKDIPVSAALAERIKIIEAEVDKIKDENTALKEEKDDLLVRISQLEQERSEQNSSENEFAEHCGVKFKRVPSGEYDKTIPYCPDCEKAMFANHRLPRITHECSSCGFRAPFTARQIQSVTKDLFS
- a CDS encoding ATP-dependent Clp protease proteolytic subunit, whose protein sequence is MIDTVYISFCQDIQRNPVDRLVTTCNFAISSYKPRDIHILFASGGGHIGLGLSLFAFLKSLPVNIITHAAANVDSCAVNVFLAGRERYLTKTASFMIHPSTKSFKKDVSLSINELRLELITLKQDQDKIISHLSEHSNLSREDAEKYVTLGVSLNSSQALDAGIAHEIKEFEMKKDCPFIQV
- a CDS encoding hydrogenase iron-sulfur subunit gives rise to the protein MSEFEPKIVAFFCNWCTFTAADLAGTSRMTYPPNLKIIRVMCSGMVDPKYVIKAFLDGADGVLIGGCWPGDCHYINGNLKARRRVAHLTEILSQYGIGKDRFWLRWIAASEGIMLQEVAKEMTEKIKAIGPSPIKNQQEAA
- a CDS encoding 4Fe-4S binding protein, producing the protein MSNFTTVSYKKDELNKELAKLFTTLLEQKTVDGIMVPCRQPSGTVMQTLITDPAQTAQVDPFAPVVPVSSAKLASSLTAKPSGKKIALVMRSCEIRALIELVKLNQANLDDTLLIAQDCFGRFENKDFYTLQEKNLTAESFIQAAQGGTTATDGLDVIEACTVCEHPVAANADIRLCLIGADSGTFGVEGVSAKGEQAVSDMGLSGNDGEGKRADALKTLVAARQEAFQQKFKEYQENINSFQALEENMAKCVNCYNCRVSCPVCYCKECVFVTDTFRHDGEQFLGWANHKGNLKMPTDTVFYHMTRMTHIGNFCVGCGQCTSACPNDVKLTMAFRSAAKVSQERFDYEAGRSLDEAQPLTVFHDDELVEVTGQVK
- a CDS encoding FAD-dependent oxidoreductase, whose translation is MTEKTAIGKVLVVGAGISGIKAALELAETGYKVVLADSSPHIGGILAKLDHQFPTDHCGICRMLPMVGRDYASQFCMRKGLYHENIEILPYTEVTAISGDVGKFSVDLRKKPSYVDSAKCNGLGECIKVCPMEVHDDFNHDLTKRKAIFQMVPHNLPNMLRVDRDACSSCTEQPCLAVCPNGAIDFDQQEEAETRQVNAIILAAGSKLWDTEVEDAKSYAVSPDVVTALGFERILSPSGTYDGVIRRPSNGEPAQKIAWIQCMGSRNRRLGRDYCSSICCMFALKEAVLAMEKGGPDTETTIFYMDMRTFGKDHFRYFEKAVDMGVRLVRCRVQQVHADTDGSLKIRYFDQETNEFKVETFDMTVLSTGQAPFAEHKNFSEILNVDLNEQQLLPADTLNKVRLSKPGVFICGSFMGLTDISEAVSSGIAAAGEASKVLSGLDVTTVNEAQVEEQTDTKAARMDVILCKGVTAKEGYELNTELLTEALTTGGSVDTLHILDTVYTEEGQAAFADILTKSNGNRLLVGADKPLTYQTKLRKIAEQAGFHPSLVKVFDISSALGQDSSGGNSGGGNSGDSFTLRLLRETRAHIDRLRFSPALDAATMLTNQTALVVGGGIVGMYTALSLAERGSSVHLVERAEKLGGYAGNEVTATVEGLNPTAIAEELSRKIADQDRITVHLHSEILSSSGFSGCYATQIKEHDSGLILSIEHGAAILATGNQKSPTTSYHYEDSDRIQTQSEFGKALRADEINLDKAEEIVMIQCVDSREKEAREYCSRVCCMGALQNALLIKEKKPDARVFVLYRDMMSYGAYERYYTKARSKGVIFVAYDPEKKPEVEVKNGRPVVKFRDPVLDAEIEVAADWLLLSTGIQADSGNQQLAETFKVSLNQDGFFHEADPKWRPMEFQKLGFYAVGVANAPMTLREAIMQAEAAAQKSSVFLSGREITFAREVATVHDAHCIRCKQCIAVCPYEARSFDADSDQVVVDSATCQACGMCAVTCRNSAAEVKGWNDRQMLSMIDAQLMDYRTPTTA